In Candidatus Manganitrophus morganii, the genomic window TTCGCGACCGATCGAGCGCGGCGCGGAGCGCTTCGGCGTCGGGTTCGTCCGCCGGAGGGTTTTGAGAGAGAAGCCGCTCGGCCTCCTTCTGCGAAAGGAAAAGCCCCTGCCCTTCCGTTTTTGCCTCGCGTCGATGGAAGAGATGAAGCAGGAGCGATAACGCCCGATCGAGCCAGTCGAGCTCGGCGGCGAGGTACTCCCGGCTGTCGCGGAACGGCGCGGCCTTGGTCGCTCTCATGGAACCACCTCAAACACCCCCCGTAGCCGGGAGAGGTTCGCTACGTTCACTTCGACCTCATAGACCCCCGGCGTCAGTCCCGCCGGGACCGGCGCCACAAACAGCTGATCCTCGAAGAGCATCTGATCTTCCACCGCGATCCGACCGCCGACTCGGACCGTCGCTTTCCATCCCCGCAGGAAAGTCCCGGCGAACTGGAGGGTCGTCCCGACCGGACCGGAAAGAGGGGACATCCCCTGAAGCACCGGCGGCCGATACGGCGCGCGGACATCGAGCTCGACTTGCGTGACCCGCTTCGGCAGCGGACGCTCTTGCTCCGCCGGAATCTCGACATAAGAGACTTCGTAAGCGACCGAGAGACGGAAATCTTTGTTCAGCGCCGTCCAGATCTTGCTGAGCTGCTCAAGATCGAGCGGAAGGAGGGTCACCTTCACCTCCCCCTCCTGCAGGCCGGTTTCGAGGTAGGTCTGAGGGATGATGGCATTTTCGTAGAGGACCCGCATCGCCTCCCCCAACAGTCCGTGGGCGTCGGCCAGGCCGGTCTGCGGATCGAGGGGGGCAAACGGGGTCATGAGATAAAATAGGTTCAGCGCCAGCGGCGGAGCGACGAGCTGGTTGGTCGTTCCCCGCTTCGGCAGCCAGTCCCGGTTGTTCAGGTGGGGGTTCTCGATGACCCGGTAGAGAAAAAGATTGATCCGCTTGTTCTGCCCGCTCGTGTCGCCGGGAGAGATCAGCGACACATTCGTCGCCGGAACCATCTCGCCGACGAGAAGATTCTTCAACGACTCGGTCACTTTTCCGATGGTGGTGCTCATCGCCGTCTCACACCTTTCCGAGATAATACCGGGCCGCCGTCTCCCAGGCGCCCGAGCGCTTCGGCGCCTCCGGCCGTGCTCTCGGAGGCTCCGGTTTCCGCTCCGGCTCGGCCACCACCCGAACTTCCAGCTGCTCGATGATCAAGTCCCCCTTCTCCTCTTTCGCTCTTGCCGCGGGTCGCGGAAGGATGGCTTCCCGCGGTGGAATAAACGGCGCCTTCGGAGAGAGATCGACGGTTCTTTCGTCCTTCTCGGTACGTTCCGCCGGAGAGGGGTGCACCGGGTCAGAGGGTCGCGCTTTGGATGGTTGATTTCCTGAGGGGAACGCTTGCTGAACCTTTTCCTTGGGAGCGGAACGCTTCCGGTCTGCCGGAACAACCTCCCAGACGATCTCTCTTGTCGGCCGATCGAGACCGCGACCTTGTTCCGGTTGAGCCGATCCCTCGCCGGCGCTCCGCTTTTCTCCGGTCGGCTGAAACCGCCGTTGCGACGGATGAACGGCCCGGTTAAATTCGACCGGCTCAAAAGAGAGACTCTCCATGATCGGCTTCGGCCGCTCCTCCGTGATCGGAGGAAGAGCGAATGAAGCGGGTCGAATCGGAGCCATCTCTTCTAAGAACGGCCCCTTTTCCAGGTCCCGCGGTGGAGACAAGGGCTCCGGCGCAGCGGCCCGTTCACCTGCGTGCATCTCGTCCGGGTTATCGAATAGGGGGGACGAGGGGGACGGCGGGAGAAACGCTCTCTCCTCGATCGCCGCGACTTCAAAACGCTCCCCTTCGACGCTCTCTTCGATAGTCGATTCCATGTTCTCAGGCGCGACGATCGGAGGCGCCCCCTTTCGAGGGTACGCAAGCCCCGATCCGACCCGGCGCAACCCCGGCGCCAAAACCCGGTTCAAGAAGGGGTTCATCCGACCTCCACGGCGGGACGGCCTCTCCGATCGAGCTCGTCGGTGAGAAGCCGAAGATACCGATGCCGTTTCCGCCGGGTCATTCCCAGGATCTCCCGCAACGGCCAGTGATAGTAGAATCCCAACAGGTGAACCTCCCGCTCCAGCTGCGTCCTCCCCCGAAGAAGCTCGCTCAGGAAGAACGAAACAATCTCGAATCGGTGTGTGAAGAGATGACCACACTCCGGGCAGCGCGCTTCCATTTCGGCATCCACCAGAGGGGAGGCGCGTTCCATCGCCGCCGTGATCTCTTCCACTGTTTCGTCCGACAGCCGCGACACGGTGTCGAGGGTGACCGCATCGACCTCGCCGATTTTCAGAAGGGAGCGGGCAAGGAGATGGTTGACCCGTTCCCGCTCGTTGAGATTGGACCACCCGCGCGCCGCTTCCTGGTCCGCGCCATTCGGAATCCGGAAGACAACTTCCCGCGGCGGGCCACCTTCTTCCGAGAGGAAGATCGCATAGCGGGGTGCGACCGGCTTCGGCTCGATCGGGATCTGGTCGAGCGCCAGATCGATGTCCATCTTCTTGGCGCATTCGGATCGGGGACAGATCAATGTGAGTTCCACCCCCTTCCCGAAGGTGATCTGCCGAAGGCGCAACATCAGATAGTCGCGATCGCCGACAGTGAGCGAGCGGATCGTCTCTTCGGTCGGCCGCTCCGGGCCGATCCGCTCGACGCAGCGGCGCAGCAGCGCCGTCACCAGCGCGGCTTCGGTCCACTCCCGCGCCGGATCGGCGATCCACTCCTCCTCTCGACCGGTCAGGGG contains:
- a CDS encoding DUF4255 domain-containing protein, which encodes MSTTIGKVTESLKNLLVGEMVPATNVSLISPGDTSGQNKRINLFLYRVIENPHLNNRDWLPKRGTTNQLVAPPLALNLFYLMTPFAPLDPQTGLADAHGLLGEAMRVLYENAIIPQTYLETGLQEGEVKVTLLPLDLEQLSKIWTALNKDFRLSVAYEVSYVEIPAEQERPLPKRVTQVELDVRAPYRPPVLQGMSPLSGPVGTTLQFAGTFLRGWKATVRVGGRIAVEDQMLFEDQLFVAPVPAGLTPGVYEVEVNVANLSRLRGVFEVVP